In one Umezawaea sp. Da 62-37 genomic region, the following are encoded:
- a CDS encoding lectin, translating into MRLRSIALAAVTFAAVAVPITAGTAQAVSDPAQYVNAFVGTKPGGPDFGHGGGAGNTFPGAVSPFGMLQWSPDTVTHQHGGYHYDDNRIRGFSLTHLSGPGCSDFGNIPFMPTLGTSPVSYSTFNHANEIAQPGYYSVAFDNGLRTELTANQRSGVARFTYPAGQRASLSVDAARAFNAASGSITIGTNSLSGYTDSGGFCGAGNRYRLHFTVTFDQNFSTAGVVDEQGKVDESRRTIEGKSGQQLPPEPKTAQTQNLPPAPVTTQDVQPFAASAFVSFNTSTVTARIGISFVDLDGAKANLASETGTKTFDQVKAQSRAAWNGWLGRIDVTGGTTTQLRTLYTSLYHSLLHPNVYSDVNGRYTGFDNQVHTTTTVQYANYSGWDVYRSQIALISLLAPKEASDIAQSAVNQAAQGGYFDRWTVANGGTGVMNGDPMAIIVSTVHAFGGTSFDTAQALQRIVAGVNDIRQRPGWLQYNTYGYVPTGLGDVWGSASTTLEYTSADFAISQLAARLGDTATAENFLRRAQNWRNLFESGQKYLKPRNTDLSWPAFDPIQENEYVEGNAAQYTWMVPYNHRGLFDAMGGNASVVSRLDTFFTELNAGPKKPYAYLGNEPTLNTPWAYAYAGAPAKTQDVVRRALTSIFTPVPEGLVGNDDLGEMSSWAVWAALGMYPEAPGRADLVLASPQFPQTTITRGNGKTITITAAGASDSAKYVQSLRVNGTASTKPWLPSTFIANGGTLDYTLGTTASTWGSAAADAPPSFDVGPTPARTGAVTGLAGKCADADPGVTANGAPVRLWDCNSSAAQQWTLASDGSVRAAGRCLDVSASSRSNGAKVQLWDCNGTGAQQWWPKANGSLVNAPSGRCLDVPNSNSANGIQLQIYDCNTSTAQQWRVP; encoded by the coding sequence ATGCGTCTTCGCTCCATAGCCCTGGCGGCCGTGACGTTCGCGGCCGTCGCGGTCCCGATAACGGCGGGCACGGCCCAAGCGGTGTCGGACCCGGCCCAGTACGTCAACGCGTTCGTCGGCACGAAGCCCGGTGGCCCCGACTTCGGGCACGGCGGTGGGGCGGGCAACACGTTCCCCGGCGCCGTGTCGCCGTTCGGGATGCTCCAGTGGAGCCCCGACACGGTCACCCACCAGCACGGCGGCTACCACTACGACGACAACCGCATCCGCGGCTTCAGCCTGACCCACCTGTCGGGGCCGGGGTGCAGCGACTTCGGGAACATCCCGTTCATGCCGACGCTCGGCACCAGCCCGGTGAGCTACTCCACCTTCAACCACGCCAACGAGATCGCGCAGCCCGGCTACTACTCGGTGGCCTTCGACAACGGCCTGCGCACCGAGCTGACGGCCAACCAGCGCTCGGGCGTCGCGCGGTTCACCTACCCGGCTGGCCAGCGCGCCTCGCTGTCGGTGGACGCCGCGCGGGCGTTCAACGCGGCGAGCGGGTCGATCACGATCGGCACGAACAGCCTGTCCGGCTACACCGACAGCGGCGGCTTCTGCGGGGCGGGCAACAGGTACCGGCTGCACTTCACCGTCACGTTCGACCAGAACTTCAGCACCGCGGGCGTGGTGGACGAGCAGGGCAAGGTCGACGAGTCGCGGCGCACGATCGAGGGCAAGAGCGGCCAGCAGCTGCCGCCGGAGCCCAAGACCGCGCAGACGCAGAACCTGCCCCCGGCGCCCGTCACGACCCAGGACGTGCAGCCGTTCGCCGCGTCGGCGTTCGTCTCCTTCAACACCAGCACGGTGACGGCCCGCATCGGCATCTCGTTCGTCGACCTCGACGGCGCGAAGGCCAACCTGGCGAGTGAGACCGGCACCAAGACGTTCGACCAGGTGAAGGCCCAGTCGCGGGCCGCGTGGAACGGCTGGCTGGGGCGGATCGACGTCACCGGCGGCACCACCACCCAGCTCCGCACGCTGTACACGTCGCTCTACCACTCCCTGTTGCACCCCAACGTGTACAGCGACGTCAACGGCCGCTACACCGGGTTCGACAACCAGGTGCACACCACGACCACCGTGCAGTACGCGAACTACTCCGGGTGGGACGTCTACCGCTCCCAGATAGCCCTGATCTCCTTGCTGGCGCCCAAGGAGGCCTCCGACATAGCGCAGTCGGCGGTGAACCAGGCGGCGCAGGGCGGCTACTTCGACCGCTGGACCGTCGCCAACGGCGGCACGGGCGTCATGAACGGCGACCCGATGGCGATCATCGTCTCCACGGTGCACGCGTTCGGCGGCACGTCGTTCGACACCGCGCAGGCCCTGCAGCGCATCGTGGCGGGCGTCAACGACATCCGCCAGCGGCCGGGCTGGTTGCAGTACAACACCTACGGCTACGTCCCGACGGGGCTGGGCGACGTCTGGGGCTCCGCCTCGACGACGCTGGAGTACACCAGCGCCGACTTCGCCATCAGCCAGCTCGCGGCGCGCCTCGGCGACACCGCCACGGCGGAGAACTTCCTGCGCCGCGCGCAGAACTGGCGCAACCTCTTCGAGTCCGGGCAGAAGTACCTCAAGCCGCGCAACACCGACCTGAGCTGGCCCGCGTTCGACCCGATCCAGGAGAACGAGTACGTCGAGGGCAACGCGGCCCAGTACACGTGGATGGTGCCCTACAACCACCGCGGCCTGTTCGACGCGATGGGCGGCAACGCCTCCGTGGTCTCGCGCCTGGACACGTTCTTCACCGAGCTCAACGCGGGCCCCAAGAAGCCCTACGCCTACCTGGGCAACGAGCCGACGCTGAACACCCCGTGGGCCTACGCCTACGCGGGCGCTCCCGCGAAGACCCAGGACGTGGTCCGCCGCGCCCTGACGTCGATCTTCACCCCGGTCCCGGAAGGCCTGGTGGGCAACGACGACCTCGGCGAGATGTCGTCGTGGGCGGTGTGGGCCGCGCTCGGCATGTACCCGGAGGCGCCGGGACGGGCCGACCTGGTGCTCGCGAGCCCGCAGTTCCCGCAGACCACCATCACCCGCGGCAACGGCAAGACCATCACGATCACCGCGGCGGGCGCGTCCGACTCGGCGAAGTACGTGCAGTCCTTGCGCGTCAACGGAACCGCGTCGACCAAGCCGTGGCTGCCGTCGACCTTCATCGCGAACGGCGGCACGCTCGACTACACCCTGGGCACGACGGCGTCCACGTGGGGATCGGCCGCCGCCGACGCTCCGCCGTCGTTCGACGTGGGCCCGACACCCGCGCGGACCGGCGCGGTCACCGGTCTGGCCGGGAAGTGCGCGGACGCCGATCCCGGCGTCACGGCCAACGGCGCTCCCGTGCGGCTGTGGGACTGCAACTCCTCCGCCGCCCAGCAGTGGACCCTGGCGTCGGACGGCAGCGTCCGCGCCGCGGGCCGGTGCCTGGACGTGAGCGCCAGCAGCCGGTCGAACGGCGCCAAGGTCCAGCTCTGGGACTGCAACGGCACCGGGGCCCAGCAGTGGTGGCCCAAGGCGAACGGGTCGCTGGTGAACGCGCCGTCGGGCCGGTGCCTCGACGTCCCGAACAGCAACTCGGCCAACGGGATCCAGCTCCAGATCTACGACTGCAACACCAGCACGGCCCAGCAGTGGAGGGTTCCGTAG
- a CDS encoding response regulator transcription factor, producing the protein MPTRVFLVDDHQIVRRGVAEMLGEEGDLEVVGEASSVAEALTRVPTSGADVAVLDIRLPDGNGIELCRDLRSLLPDLNVLMLTSFADDEALFDAIMAGASGFVLKQILGGDLVDAVRTVAGGQSLLDARSTSALLNRIRRDRETGDPLRTLTDQERAVLDLIGDGLTNREIAERMFLAEKTVKNYVSHLLAKLGMQRRTQAAVFSSQLRKPARDRS; encoded by the coding sequence ATGCCCACGAGGGTCTTCCTGGTGGACGACCACCAGATCGTCCGGCGGGGCGTCGCCGAGATGCTCGGCGAGGAGGGCGACCTGGAGGTGGTCGGCGAGGCCTCCTCGGTGGCCGAGGCGCTCACCAGGGTCCCGACCAGCGGCGCCGACGTGGCCGTGCTGGACATCCGGCTGCCCGACGGCAACGGGATCGAGCTGTGCCGGGACCTGCGTTCCCTGCTGCCCGACCTGAACGTGCTCATGCTGACGTCGTTCGCCGACGACGAGGCCCTCTTCGACGCGATCATGGCCGGGGCGTCGGGGTTCGTGCTCAAGCAGATCCTCGGCGGCGACCTGGTCGACGCCGTGCGCACGGTGGCCGGTGGCCAGTCGCTGCTCGACGCCCGGTCGACCTCCGCGCTGCTCAACCGGATCCGCCGCGACCGCGAGACGGGCGACCCGCTGCGGACGCTGACCGACCAGGAGCGCGCGGTGCTGGACCTGATCGGCGACGGCCTGACCAACCGGGAGATCGCCGAACGGATGTTCCTGGCGGAGAAGACCGTCAAGAACTACGTCTCGCACCTGCTCGCCAAGCTCGGCATGCAGCGCCGCACCCAGGCCGCCGTGTTCTCCAGCCAGCTGCGCAAGCCCGCGCGGGACCGGTCATAG
- a CDS encoding GAF domain-containing sensor histidine kinase: MVDESDSGGAGPSLAGLRLDELLGEVQERLTEIAASRDQTQSLLDAVLAVGSGLELDSTLQRIVQAAVELVGARYGALGVLGARDDLSEFVYEGIDPETRAHMGHLPEGKGLLGLLIKDPRALRLLDLGKHAASVGFPSDHPPMRSFLGVPIRSRGEIFGNLYMTEKKGHAEFTPDDEVVLQALAAAAGVAIENARLFERSRTRERWLEATAEINTELLGGASGEDALRLIAQRTVDLAGAHSALVVLGGEGRLHVTAGAGPRVDRLIGSDLVAAGSPIDEVLRTGIPKVVDSFEGYLANGESGFGPGIAVPMRAGAVVTGVLVAVRGKGEPPLGADRMPVLASFADQAALAMQLAEKQRSLRLLDVLEDRDRIARDLHDHVIQRLFVTGMSLQGSLRRITDKEVRSRVTTAVAQLDQTVREIRTAIFDLQSAGDEDASLRRRLLDMIAELTDETALSPAVRMSGTVDNSVSDELAEHVEAVIRETVTNAVRHADAKTLTVTVEAGDELIISVVDDGVGVPESVARSGLLNLDHRARLFGGSLSVTSEAGKGTRVTWRVPL, encoded by the coding sequence ATGGTCGACGAGTCCGATTCCGGAGGCGCCGGACCCAGCCTCGCGGGGCTGCGCCTGGACGAGCTCCTGGGCGAAGTGCAGGAGCGGCTGACCGAGATCGCGGCCTCCCGCGACCAGACGCAGAGCCTGCTCGACGCCGTCCTCGCGGTCGGGTCGGGGCTGGAGCTGGACTCGACGTTGCAGCGGATCGTGCAGGCCGCCGTCGAGCTGGTCGGCGCCCGGTACGGCGCGCTGGGCGTGCTCGGGGCCAGGGACGACCTGTCGGAGTTCGTCTACGAGGGCATCGACCCGGAGACCCGCGCGCACATGGGGCACCTGCCCGAGGGCAAGGGCCTGCTCGGGCTGCTGATCAAGGATCCGCGCGCGCTCCGGTTGCTCGACCTCGGCAAGCACGCCGCGTCCGTGGGGTTCCCGTCGGACCACCCGCCGATGCGCAGCTTCCTCGGCGTGCCGATCCGGTCGCGCGGGGAGATCTTCGGGAACCTGTACATGACGGAGAAGAAGGGCCACGCCGAGTTCACCCCCGACGACGAGGTGGTGCTCCAGGCGCTGGCCGCCGCGGCGGGCGTGGCGATCGAGAACGCGCGGCTGTTCGAGCGGTCGCGGACGCGCGAGCGGTGGCTGGAGGCCACCGCGGAGATCAACACCGAGCTCCTGGGCGGCGCGTCCGGCGAGGACGCGCTCCGGCTGATCGCCCAGCGGACCGTGGACCTCGCGGGAGCGCACTCGGCGCTGGTCGTGCTCGGCGGCGAAGGCCGTCTCCACGTCACCGCGGGCGCGGGGCCGCGGGTCGACCGGCTGATCGGATCGGACCTGGTCGCGGCCGGGTCCCCGATCGACGAGGTGCTGCGGACCGGCATCCCGAAGGTCGTCGACTCGTTCGAGGGGTACCTGGCGAACGGGGAGTCCGGGTTCGGTCCGGGGATCGCGGTGCCGATGCGCGCGGGCGCGGTCGTGACCGGAGTGCTGGTCGCGGTGCGCGGCAAGGGCGAACCGCCGCTGGGCGCCGACCGGATGCCGGTGCTGGCCTCGTTCGCCGACCAGGCGGCGCTGGCCATGCAGCTGGCGGAGAAGCAGCGGTCGCTGCGGCTGCTGGACGTGCTGGAGGACCGCGACCGCATCGCGCGGGATCTGCACGACCACGTCATCCAACGGCTGTTCGTCACCGGGATGAGCCTGCAGGGGAGCCTGCGCCGGATCACCGACAAGGAGGTCCGGAGCCGGGTGACCACCGCCGTGGCGCAGTTGGACCAGACCGTGCGGGAGATCCGGACGGCGATCTTCGACCTGCAGAGCGCGGGCGACGAGGACGCCAGCCTGCGCAGGCGGCTGCTCGACATGATCGCGGAACTGACCGACGAGACCGCGCTGTCGCCCGCCGTGCGGATGTCGGGCACGGTGGACAACTCGGTGTCCGACGAGCTGGCCGAGCACGTCGAGGCGGTCATCCGCGAGACCGTGACCAACGCCGTGCGCCACGCGGACGCCAAGACCCTCACGGTCACCGTCGAGGCGGGCGACGAGCTGATCATCTCCGTGGTGGACGACGGCGTCGGCGTGCCCGAGTCCGTCGCGCGCAGCGGCCTGCTCAACCTCGACCACCGCGCCCGCCTTTTCGGCGGCTCGCTGTCGGTCACCTCGGAGGCGGGCAAGGGCACCCGCGTGACCTGGCGGGTTCCCCTATGA
- a CDS encoding Acg family FMN-binding oxidoreductase, giving the protein MNAVVSALGLAEDDVRGVLEAASLAPSIHNSQPWRFVLRPDRIELRSDEGGRLRAADPGGRELRLSCGAALFNVRLALQGLGIRPLVTLVPGRTTPGALAVIRRGGSFTTTDETRALLRAVGRRRTNRHPFTDAAVPDGHRVQVVRAAELERSWLHVVDDRAELAVLRGLVRQANRRQLADPTVQAELAAWTGGRASPGHGVPRASAGFVPEPQDEWALRDFSSGAPVERPSGKDYEPSPLVVVLCSFYDGPLGELQAGQALQRVLLSATALGLSASFLSQVIEVDGTREGLRRALGGSLFPQTVLRLGFGSPVPRTPRLPVDDLVVPLPGVPASTGSRNPGGTR; this is encoded by the coding sequence GTGAACGCGGTGGTGTCGGCGCTGGGCCTGGCGGAGGACGACGTTCGCGGTGTGCTCGAAGCCGCGTCGCTCGCCCCTTCGATCCACAACAGCCAGCCGTGGCGGTTCGTGCTCCGACCGGACCGGATCGAGCTGCGCTCCGACGAGGGCGGGCGGCTCCGGGCGGCGGACCCCGGAGGCCGCGAACTGCGGCTGTCCTGCGGCGCCGCCCTGTTCAACGTCCGGCTGGCGTTGCAGGGGCTGGGAATCCGGCCGCTGGTGACCCTGGTCCCCGGTCGCACGACGCCGGGGGCGCTCGCCGTCATCCGCCGCGGCGGGTCGTTCACCACGACCGACGAGACCCGCGCGCTGCTCCGCGCGGTGGGGCGGCGGCGGACCAACCGGCACCCGTTCACCGACGCCGCGGTGCCCGACGGCCACCGCGTGCAGGTGGTCCGCGCCGCCGAGCTGGAACGCTCGTGGCTGCACGTCGTGGACGACCGCGCCGAGCTGGCCGTCCTGCGCGGCCTGGTCCGGCAGGCGAACCGGCGGCAGCTGGCGGACCCCACCGTGCAGGCGGAACTGGCCGCGTGGACGGGTGGGCGCGCCTCGCCCGGCCACGGTGTGCCGAGGGCGTCCGCGGGGTTCGTCCCCGAGCCGCAGGACGAGTGGGCGCTGCGCGACTTCTCCTCCGGCGCGCCCGTGGAGCGACCATCCGGAAAGGACTACGAGCCCAGTCCGCTCGTCGTCGTGCTCTGCTCGTTCTACGACGGCCCGCTGGGCGAACTCCAAGCAGGACAAGCACTCCAGCGGGTGCTGCTGTCGGCGACCGCGCTGGGGCTGTCCGCCTCGTTCCTGTCGCAGGTGATCGAGGTGGACGGGACCAGGGAGGGGCTTCGCCGCGCACTGGGCGGCTCACTGTTCCCGCAAACCGTGCTGCGCCTCGGTTTCGGCTCACCGGTCCCCCGCACTCCCCGGCTGCCGGTGGACGACCTGGTGGTACCGCTGCCCGGCGTCCCCGCGTCCACCGGATCCAGGAACCCAGGAGGTACCCGATGA
- a CDS encoding universal stress protein, whose product MHLQPDITAVTDQVRSRFPDLAVRQRYARDRVGDLLVAESEHAHLIAVADEGAVVFEGESVITALSALARCPVVSVPPGAAWTDPAAPVIVGVHASARSREKLEFSFAEADRLGTGARLVRCASRGPADDLLREVSARYPDVPVHSEVLGTPAASAVAWHAHFGSMVVLGSRRGGAVRGALVRSISRAVLRHASSPVVVIGPSCRRFSPAVSDLDNARS is encoded by the coding sequence GTGCACCTCCAGCCCGACATCACGGCCGTCACCGACCAGGTGCGCTCGCGGTTCCCGGACCTCGCCGTGCGGCAGCGGTACGCGCGGGACCGCGTCGGCGACCTGCTCGTCGCCGAGTCGGAGCACGCCCACCTCATCGCGGTGGCCGACGAGGGCGCGGTGGTCTTCGAGGGCGAGTCCGTCATCACCGCGCTCAGCGCGCTCGCCCGCTGCCCGGTGGTCAGCGTGCCGCCCGGAGCCGCGTGGACCGACCCGGCCGCGCCGGTGATCGTCGGCGTGCACGCCAGCGCGCGCTCGCGCGAGAAGCTGGAGTTCTCGTTCGCCGAAGCCGACCGCCTGGGCACCGGTGCGCGGCTGGTCCGCTGCGCGTCCCGCGGCCCGGCCGACGACCTGCTCCGCGAGGTGAGCGCCCGCTACCCCGACGTGCCGGTGCACTCCGAGGTCCTCGGCACGCCCGCGGCGAGCGCGGTGGCGTGGCATGCCCACTTCGGCTCCATGGTCGTCCTGGGATCACGGCGGGGCGGAGCCGTCCGCGGCGCGCTGGTCCGCTCGATCAGCCGGGCCGTACTGCGCCACGCGTCCAGCCCGGTCGTGGTGATCGGCCCGTCGTGCCGCCGGTTCTCCCCGGCGGTGTCCGATCTCGACAACGCGAGGAGCTGA
- a CDS encoding CBS domain-containing protein, which translates to MRAEDVMSTPAVTVREDAPAKSAIALLTSHGFTALPVLDADDRLVGVVTEADLMRDRVLPDARGLIWRDEEPAAPAPARLVRDAMTGPAVAVRAAADIAEVAKVLLDKHIRCVPVADGTTLLGIVSRRDLLRTLARDDDAIVTDVRHRLAAYGGHGRWAVSVLDGAVTVVDEFDDADDRHVATVLAASAPGVQSVDVTARVDRHT; encoded by the coding sequence ATGCGCGCCGAAGACGTCATGTCCACCCCGGCGGTCACCGTGCGGGAGGACGCGCCCGCCAAGTCCGCCATCGCCCTGCTCACCTCCCACGGCTTCACCGCGCTGCCCGTGCTGGACGCCGACGACCGGCTGGTCGGCGTCGTCACCGAGGCCGACCTCATGCGCGACCGCGTCCTCCCCGACGCCCGCGGCCTGATCTGGCGCGACGAGGAGCCCGCCGCTCCCGCCCCGGCCCGCCTCGTCCGCGACGCGATGACCGGTCCCGCGGTCGCCGTCCGGGCCGCGGCCGACATCGCCGAGGTGGCGAAGGTGTTGCTGGACAAGCACATCCGGTGCGTCCCGGTCGCCGACGGCACCACCCTGCTCGGCATCGTCAGCCGCCGCGACCTGCTGCGCACCCTCGCCCGTGACGACGACGCCATCGTCACCGACGTCCGCCACCGGCTCGCCGCCTACGGCGGGCACGGGCGGTGGGCGGTGTCGGTGCTGGACGGCGCGGTGACCGTCGTCGACGAGTTCGACGACGCCGACGACCGGCACGTCGCCACCGTGCTCGCGGCGAGCGCGCCCGGCGTGCAGTCCGTGGACGTCACCGCGCGGGTCGACCGGCACACCTGA
- a CDS encoding DoxX family membrane protein yields MATKHIPTRTHDTTTAPAVSPTSAARPLAVLRAALGLVFLWAFLDKAFGLGYSTPGERSWLNGGSPTNGFLGHVEVGPLQSLFRGWAGSPVADGLFMLGLLAIGLALVLGIGLRIAAVSGALMMLMMWLAEWPPAQHTSTGEATGSSNPLVDYHVIYAIGVIVVALTAAGDTWGFGRQWKALPFVRANKWLG; encoded by the coding sequence ATGGCCACCAAGCACATCCCCACCCGCACCCACGACACCACGACGGCGCCGGCGGTGTCGCCCACGTCCGCCGCCAGGCCGTTGGCGGTGCTGCGCGCCGCGCTCGGCCTGGTCTTCCTGTGGGCGTTCCTCGACAAGGCCTTCGGCCTCGGCTACAGCACACCGGGCGAACGCTCGTGGCTCAACGGCGGCTCCCCCACCAACGGCTTCCTCGGCCACGTCGAAGTAGGCCCGCTCCAGTCCCTGTTCCGCGGCTGGGCGGGCTCCCCCGTGGCCGACGGCCTGTTCATGCTCGGCCTGCTCGCCATCGGCCTGGCCCTCGTCCTCGGCATCGGCCTGCGGATCGCCGCGGTCTCCGGCGCGCTGATGATGCTGATGATGTGGCTGGCCGAATGGCCGCCCGCCCAGCACACCTCGACCGGCGAGGCCACCGGCTCCTCGAACCCGCTCGTCGACTACCACGTCATTTACGCCATCGGCGTCATCGTCGTGGCCCTCACCGCCGCGGGCGACACCTGGGGCTTCGGCAGGCAGTGGAAGGCACTGCCCTTCGTGCGCGCCAACAAGTGGCTCGGCTGA
- the prcA gene encoding proteasome subunit alpha, which produces MTMPLYASPEQILRDRSEYARKGIARGRSVVVLRYADGILFVAENPSSTLHKVSEIYDRIGFAAVGRYSEFENLRQAGIRFADIRGYQNDPRDVTGRSLANVYAQTLGSIFTEQIKPLEVEICVAEVGHLPEQDTMYRLTYDGSIVDEPQYVVMGGQAEATTTALKDLFTDGLALADAVSVAVRGLSAGSTSTGNGKPDLLDRGKLEVAVLERDRPRRAFRRIVGAALDAMLPATEEPEAEDPKSEAPTSTKGGPAKPAKDVNLPPNDDKA; this is translated from the coding sequence GTGACGATGCCGTTGTACGCCTCACCCGAGCAGATCCTGCGCGACCGCTCGGAGTACGCCAGGAAGGGTATTGCCAGGGGCCGCAGCGTCGTCGTGCTCAGGTACGCCGACGGGATCCTGTTCGTGGCCGAGAACCCCTCCAGCACGCTGCACAAGGTCTCGGAGATCTACGACCGCATCGGGTTCGCGGCCGTCGGCCGGTACAGCGAGTTCGAGAACCTGCGCCAGGCGGGGATCCGGTTCGCCGACATCCGCGGGTACCAGAACGACCCGCGCGACGTCACCGGCCGCTCCCTGGCCAACGTCTACGCCCAGACCCTCGGGTCGATCTTCACCGAGCAGATCAAGCCCCTCGAGGTCGAGATCTGCGTCGCGGAGGTCGGCCACCTGCCCGAGCAGGACACCATGTACCGGCTCACCTACGACGGCTCCATCGTCGACGAGCCCCAGTACGTCGTCATGGGCGGCCAGGCCGAAGCCACCACCACCGCGCTCAAGGACCTCTTCACCGACGGCCTGGCGTTGGCCGACGCCGTCAGCGTGGCGGTCCGCGGTCTGAGCGCGGGCTCCACCAGCACCGGCAACGGCAAGCCCGACCTGCTCGACCGCGGCAAGCTGGAAGTGGCCGTCCTCGAACGCGACCGCCCCCGCCGGGCGTTCCGGCGGATCGTGGGCGCCGCTCTGGACGCGATGCTGCCCGCCACCGAGGAACCGGAGGCCGAGGACCCGAAGTCCGAGGCGCCGACGTCCACCAAGGGCGGGCCCGCCAAGCCCGCCAAGGACGTGAACCTGCCGCCGAACGACGACAAGGCGTAA
- the prcB gene encoding proteasome subunit beta: MENSSSGRYPSASLPPAYLTPGSSSFTDFLRAQAPELLPSGRKLPEGSHVQAPHGTTIVAVTFKGGVLIAGDRRATMGNVIAQRDMKKVFVTDDYSAVGIAGTAGIAIEIVRLFAVELRHYEKIEGVSLSIDGKANRLAAMIRGNLDAAMAGLAVVPLFAGFDTEAPDPDRAGRIVSYDVTGGRYEENQGYQAVGSGSLFAKSALKKLYDPDADADGAARAAVESLYDAADDDTATGGPDIVRRIYPVIVTITAAEGAVPLSDERTAAIAEAVVEGRRV; encoded by the coding sequence ATGGAAAACAGCTCGTCCGGGCGGTACCCGTCCGCGTCGTTGCCCCCGGCGTACTTGACGCCGGGGTCATCGTCGTTCACCGACTTCCTCCGCGCCCAGGCGCCCGAGCTGCTGCCTTCCGGGCGGAAGCTGCCCGAGGGCAGCCACGTCCAGGCCCCGCACGGGACCACGATCGTGGCCGTCACCTTCAAGGGCGGCGTCCTGATCGCGGGCGACCGGCGCGCGACCATGGGCAACGTGATCGCCCAGCGCGACATGAAGAAGGTGTTCGTCACCGACGACTACTCCGCCGTCGGCATCGCGGGCACCGCGGGCATCGCGATCGAGATCGTGCGCCTGTTCGCGGTCGAGCTCCGCCACTACGAGAAGATCGAGGGCGTCTCGCTCTCGATCGACGGCAAGGCCAACCGCCTGGCCGCGATGATCAGGGGCAACCTCGACGCCGCCATGGCGGGTCTCGCCGTGGTGCCGCTGTTCGCGGGCTTCGACACCGAGGCCCCCGACCCCGACCGCGCGGGCCGGATCGTGTCCTACGACGTCACCGGCGGCCGCTACGAGGAGAACCAGGGCTACCAGGCCGTGGGCTCCGGCTCGCTGTTCGCCAAGTCGGCGCTCAAGAAGCTCTACGACCCCGACGCGGACGCCGACGGAGCCGCCCGTGCCGCCGTCGAGTCGCTGTACGACGCGGCGGACGACGACACCGCCACCGGCGGCCCGGACATCGTGCGGCGCATCTACCCGGTGATCGTCACGATCACCGCGGCCGAGGGCGCCGTCCCGCTGTCCGACGAGCGCACGGCCGCGATCGCCGAGGCCGTCGTCGAAGGCCGCAGGGTCTAG
- a CDS encoding ubiquitin-like protein Pup produces the protein MAQEQVQRQGGGDGDGDGGDAAAAGQERREKLGEDVDAILDEIDDVLEENAEDFVRAYVQKGGE, from the coding sequence ATGGCACAGGAACAGGTTCAGCGGCAAGGCGGCGGTGACGGCGACGGCGACGGCGGCGACGCCGCGGCGGCGGGCCAGGAACGACGCGAGAAGCTCGGCGAGGACGTCGACGCGATCCTGGACGAGATCGACGACGTTCTCGAGGAGAACGCCGAGGACTTCGTGCGGGCATACGTGCAAAAGGGCGGCGAGTAG